The following coding sequences are from one Capsicum annuum cultivar UCD-10X-F1 chromosome 3, UCD10Xv1.1, whole genome shotgun sequence window:
- the LOC107862457 gene encoding uncharacterized protein LOC107862457 has translation MVSDSITNRSIPIASSNPKDFAKKKRANRSAKLKQCKLDARREQWLSQVKNKGLKEETNNGGSRGAAKNVVNERERLIEKLEIKPRVEEDNEGLVHHCSDYDSPTSQTSSVLGGNDSGTNFTGSSSGSSSSSSSGGCCSGSVSEEDEEEDDDCLDDWEAVADALAAADKEQEQQNPSLDSHFARDENVTDGSSTQEVSAKKGPGTDKSKQECNDDRGLTRRPPPSCRAWRPDDSFRPLGLPNLSKLYSFPTNSERHCRRGSVWGCKSLSTPTSCPICCEDLDYTDTSFLPCSCGFRLCLFCHKRILEEDGRCPGCRKQYNQDAVERETTIDGGSLTIRLARSFSMISRS, from the exons ATGGTTTCCGATTCAATCACCAACCGTTCGATCCCAATTGCTTCATCTAACCCCAAAGATTTTGCCAAGAAAAAAAGG GCTAATCGGTCGGCGAAGTTGAAGCAGTGCAAGCTTGATGCTCGGCGCGAACAGTGGCTTTCACAAG TGAAGAACAAAGGTTTGAAGGAGGAGACGAACAATGGAGGAAGTCGTGGTGCGGCGAAGAATGTTGTGAATGAGAGGGAAAGATTGATTGAGAAGTTGGAGATAAAGCCGAGAGTCGAAGAGGATAATGAAGGATTGGTACACCACTGCAGTGATTATGATTCACCTACAAGCCAGACGAGTAGTGTTTTGGGAGGAAATGATTCTGGGACTAATTTCACTGGGAGCAGTAGTGgcagtagtagcagtagtagcagtggtggATGTTGTTCAGGGAGTGTgagtgaagaagatgaagaagaggacGATGACTGCTTGGATGACTGGGAGGCTGTTGCTGATGCTCTGGCTGCCGCTGATAAAGAACAGGAGCAGCAAAATCCCAGCTTGGATTCACACTTTGCGAGGGATGAGAATGTGACAGATGGGAGTTCTACTCAAGAGGTTTCTGCCAAGAAGGGGCCAGGGACTGATAAGTCAAAGCAGGAGTGTAATGATGACAGAGGATTGACACGTAGACCTCCTCCCAGTTGCCGGGCATGGAGGCCCGACGATTCATTCCGTCCATTGGGTCTACCAAATTTGTCAAAGCTGTATAGTTTCCCAACGAATTCTGAGCGGCATTGTAGGAGGGGCTCTGTATGGGGATGTAAGAGTTTATCTACGCCAACGTCGTGTCCGATATGCTGTGAAGATTTGGACTATACAGACACAAGCTTTCTCCCTTGTTCGTGTGGATTCAGGCTTTGTCTCTTTTGTCACAAGAGGATTCTTGAGGAGGATGGGCGTTGCCCAGGGTGCAGGAAGCAGTATAACCAAGATGCAGTTGAGCGAGAGACGACCATTGATGGTGGCAGCTTGACGATTCGATTGGCTCGTTCCTTTAGCATGATATCAAGGTCCTAG
- the LOC107865953 gene encoding ABC transporter G family member 23 — protein MASPCTTYYSSPGSPEDDSMVLFSTSTSCSPAKESTITHSNSSSFNSSSPPPPPQSSTNAKTYELRIRNLSYTVSPNGSMFSSLTKKSAKPKTTILKSVSFVAGCSEILAIVGPSGTGKSTLLRVISGRVRDKEFDPKSIYLNDHAVTSPAQLRNICGFVAQEDNLLPLLTAKETLMFSAKFRLRGMSSKEREERVESLMQELGLDHVADNFVGDEENRGISGGERKRVSIGVDMIHDPHILLLDEPTSGLDSSSALQVIELLSSMAKTKRRTIILSIHQPSYRILQYISNLLILSHGSVVHYGSLESLEENISRMGYEIPIQLNPLEFAMEIISVLENQEPHSKYQSCAYLRWEEAIIQDSANKEVIDQAKTGAVSDASCSSLFEIAVLCSRFWKIIYRTKQLFLARTMQALVGGFGLGSVYIKMRHDEGAVAERLGLFAFSLSFLLSSTVEALPIYLQERRVIMKEASRGAYKISSYMIANTIIFLPFLFAVAILFAVPVYWIVGLNPSITAFAFFTFVVWVIVLMASSLVLFLSAISPDFISGNSLICTVLGAFFLFSGYFIPKECIPKYWLFMYYVSLYRYPLDALLTNEYWSLRNKCFSWNEDHSKCLLTGNDVLKNRGLDKDARWMNVGIMLAFFVFYRVICWIILARKVSKTTI, from the coding sequence ATGGCTTCCCCATGTACAACTTACTATTCAAGTCCTGGTAGTCCTGAAGATGACTCAATGGTACTTTTCTCAACTTCAACTTCATGTTCACCAGCCAAAGAATCCACTATAACTCACTCTAATTCGTCGTCCTTCAATTcttcatcaccaccaccaccgccACAATCGTCTACAAATGCTAAAACTTATGAACTAAGGATTCGAAATCTTTCATATACTGTCTCTCCGAATGGCTCGATGTTTTCTTCATTGACGAAGAAGAGTGCTAAGCCAAAAACCACCATACTCAAATCAGTCTCTTTTGTGGCTGGATGTTCAGAGATTCTAGCGATCGTTGGACCAAGTGGGACGGGCAAGTCAACGTTGTTACGTGTGATATCGGGTAGGGTAAGGGATAAAGAGTTTGATCCAAAGAGTATTTATCTCAATGACCATGCAGTTACTAGCCCTGCACAATTGAGGAACATATGTGGATTTGTGGCTCAAGAGGACAATTTACTTCCTTTGTTAACTGCGAAGGAAACTTTAATGTTCAGCGCGAAGTTTAGGCTACGAGGGATGAGTTCAAAGGAGAGAGAAGAAAGAGTCGAAAGCTTGATGCAAGAACTTGGCCTTGATCATGTAGCTGACAACTTTGTTGGAGATGAAGAGAATAGAGGAATTTCAGGTGGTGAAAGAAAAAGGGTGTCAATTGGAGTTGACATGATTCATGATCCTCATATATTACTCTTAGATGAGCCAACTTCAGGACTGGACAGTAGTTCAGCACTTCAAGTGATTGAATTGCTGTCATCCATGGCGAAAACAAAACGGAGAACTATAATTTTATCCATCCATCAGCCTAGTTATAGAATTCTTCAGTACATTTCTAATCTCTTGATCCTCTCTCATGGATCTGTCGTTCACTATGGCTCACTTGAATCGCTCGAGGAAAATATAAGCAGGATGGGATATGAAATACCTATTCAGCTCAACCCTCTTGAATTTGCAATGGAGATTATATCCGTGTTGGAAAACCAGGAACCGCATTCTAAGTATCAGTCATGTGCCTATCTGAGATGGGAAGAAGCCATAATTCAAGATAGCGCGAATAAAGAAGTAATCGATCAGGCAAAAACTGGTGCTGTTTCGGATGCAAGTTGTTCAAGTCTATTCGAAATAGCAGTGTTATGTTCAAGATTCTGGAAGATTATTTACAGGACAAAGCAGCTGTTCTTGGCGAGAACGATGCAAGCCCTTGTGGGAGGATTTGGACTTGGGAGTGTTTATATAAAGATGAGGCATGATGAAGGTGCAGTTGCAGAAAGATTAGGcctttttgcatttagccttagttttcttctttcttcaacTGTTGAAGCACTTCCAATTTATCTTCAAGAAAGGCGTGTGATCATGAAGGAAGCCTCTAGAGGAGCCTATAAAATCTCTTCTTACATGATCGCGAACACCATAATCTTTCTCCCATTTCTCTTTGCAGTGGCCATTCTTTTCGCCGTCCCAGTATACTGGATAGTTGGGCTGAATCCCTCGATTACAGCTTTCGCGTTCTTCACTTTCGTGGTTTGGGTGATAGTATTGATGGCCAGCTCTTTGGTTCTGTTTCTTAGTGCAATTTCACCTGATTTTATTTCAGGGAATTCACTGATTTGCACTGTTCTTGGGGCTTTCTTTCTATTCTCTGGCTACTTCATCCCAAAAGAATGCATACCAAAATATTGGCTTTTCATGTACTATGTTTCATTATATAGGTACCCTTTGGATGCTTTGCTCACAAATGAATATTGGAGCTTGAGGAACAAATGTTTCTCTTGGAATGAAGATCATTCAAAATGCTTGCTTACAGGCAATGATGTCCTGAAGAATAGGGGACTTGACAAGGATGCTAGGTGGATGAATGTTGGAATTATGCTTGCTTTCTTTGTGTTTTATAGGGTGATTTGTTGGATTATTCTAGCAAGAAAAGTGTCAAAGACAACAATTTGA